The Pirellulales bacterium genome includes a window with the following:
- the glgB gene encoding 1,4-alpha-glucan branching protein GlgB, which produces MRTSVALDKLGALVEGRHENPFEILGPHEVMDSGRRALAVRAFLPNSTQVWVVDQAHSKTLPMRRIHPAGLYEAICPMPDQPHAGTYMLRTADQRGQQTTIHDPYAFPPLLTDYDLHLLAEGRHLRSYTRLGAQLRTIDDVAGINFAVWAPNAAGVSVVGDFNNWDARFHAMRKHIPSGIWELFIPGLNEGTIYKFRVKQGANIVDKSDPYGFAAEVPPRTASKVVNLDTYQWNDAAWIANRTKANGLDAPISVYEVHLGSWRRPGDDPNRWMSYREISPQLVDYCRQMGYTHVELLPVSEHPFSGSWGYQTVGYYAATSRYGSPQDFMFLVDQLHQNGIGVIIDWVPAHFPRDGHGLYRFDGTCLYEHADPRKGEHPDWGTLIFNYGRNEVRNFLLSNAIFWLDKYHIDGLRVDAVASMLYLDYSRQPGDWIPNQFGGRENLEAISFIKEFNVLSHQEYPGVLTIAEESTAWPSVSRPTYVGGLGFSLKWNMGWMNDTLRYFRHEPIHRQYHHDELTFSLIYAFHENFTLPLSHDEVVHGKGSLLDQVPGDLWQKFANLRLLYSYQWTHPGKKLLFTGCDFGQWNEWNYETSLQWHLLQWGSHQGLQKCVADLNQLYRREKALHEVDFDYTGFEWIDCHNYADSVLCWLRKAKNPADFVLVCCNFTPVPRVGYRFGVPERVWYQEIFNSDSAFYDGSNLGNGAGVMATDIPSHGRPYSIELTLPPLGVTVLKPCR; this is translated from the coding sequence GTGCGAACCTCTGTTGCTTTGGATAAACTAGGGGCACTGGTCGAAGGCCGCCACGAGAACCCGTTCGAAATCCTTGGGCCTCACGAGGTCATGGATTCCGGGCGGCGCGCTCTGGCCGTTCGAGCATTCCTTCCGAATTCCACCCAGGTGTGGGTCGTCGATCAGGCCCATTCCAAGACGCTCCCGATGCGGCGGATACACCCGGCCGGCCTTTACGAAGCGATCTGTCCTATGCCCGACCAACCCCATGCCGGAACCTATATGCTGCGAACGGCCGACCAGCGTGGTCAGCAGACCACCATTCACGATCCGTACGCCTTTCCTCCGCTGTTAACCGATTACGACCTGCATTTGCTGGCCGAGGGTCGGCACTTGCGGAGTTACACTCGGCTCGGCGCGCAATTGCGGACGATCGACGATGTCGCGGGAATCAACTTCGCCGTTTGGGCGCCGAATGCGGCCGGCGTGAGCGTCGTGGGCGATTTCAACAATTGGGACGCCCGATTCCACGCCATGCGGAAGCACATTCCCAGCGGTATCTGGGAGCTGTTCATTCCGGGGCTGAACGAGGGGACGATCTACAAATTCCGCGTCAAGCAAGGGGCCAACATCGTCGACAAGAGCGATCCCTACGGCTTCGCCGCCGAGGTGCCGCCGCGGACCGCCTCGAAGGTCGTGAACCTCGACACCTATCAATGGAACGACGCGGCCTGGATCGCCAACCGCACTAAGGCTAATGGGCTCGATGCCCCGATTTCGGTCTACGAGGTGCATCTGGGAAGTTGGCGGCGGCCGGGAGACGATCCGAACCGGTGGATGAGCTACCGCGAGATCTCTCCGCAGCTCGTGGATTACTGCCGGCAGATGGGCTACACGCACGTCGAGCTGCTGCCGGTGAGCGAGCATCCGTTCTCGGGAAGCTGGGGATATCAGACCGTCGGCTATTACGCGGCGACGAGCCGATATGGTTCGCCGCAGGATTTCATGTTCCTCGTCGATCAGCTTCATCAAAATGGCATCGGCGTGATCATCGATTGGGTGCCGGCGCATTTCCCGCGCGACGGGCACGGGCTATACCGCTTCGACGGCACCTGCCTCTACGAACATGCCGATCCGCGAAAGGGAGAGCATCCCGACTGGGGCACGCTGATCTTTAACTACGGGCGCAACGAAGTGCGCAACTTCCTGCTCTCGAACGCGATCTTCTGGCTCGACAAATATCACATCGACGGGCTGCGCGTGGACGCGGTCGCCTCGATGCTCTACCTCGATTACAGCCGCCAGCCGGGAGACTGGATCCCGAACCAATTCGGCGGCCGCGAAAACCTCGAAGCGATTTCGTTCATCAAGGAGTTCAACGTCCTCTCGCACCAGGAGTATCCGGGCGTGCTGACGATCGCCGAGGAATCGACCGCCTGGCCGAGCGTTTCTCGGCCCACATATGTCGGCGGGCTTGGCTTCAGTTTGAAGTGGAACATGGGCTGGATGAACGACACGCTGCGCTACTTCCGCCACGAGCCGATCCATCGCCAATATCACCACGACGAGCTGACCTTCAGCTTGATCTATGCCTTCCACGAGAATTTCACCCTGCCGCTCTCGCACGACGAGGTGGTTCACGGCAAGGGATCGCTCTTGGACCAGGTGCCCGGCGATCTATGGCAAAAGTTCGCCAACTTGCGGCTTTTGTATTCATACCAATGGACGCATCCGGGCAAGAAGCTGCTGTTCACGGGGTGCGACTTCGGCCAGTGGAACGAATGGAACTACGAGACGAGCCTCCAATGGCATCTGCTGCAATGGGGTTCGCACCAGGGCTTGCAAAAGTGCGTCGCTGATCTGAACCAGCTTTATCGCCGCGAGAAGGCCCTGCACGAAGTCGATTTCGACTACACGGGCTTCGAGTGGATCGATTGCCACAACTACGCCGACAGCGTGCTCTGCTGGCTGCGGAAAGCGAAGAACCCGGCCGACTTCGTGCTCGTCTGCTGCAACTTTACCCCCGTGCCGCGCGTCGGCTATCGTTTCGGCGTGCCGGAGCGGGTCTGGTATCAGGAGATCTTCAACAGCGATTCGGCGTTCTACGACGGCAGTAATCTGGGCAACGGCGCGGGAGTGATGGCCACCGACATCCCCAGCCATGGCCGCCCGTACTCGATCGAGCTAACGCTCCCGCCGCTCGGCGTGACGGTGCTGAAACCGTGTCGTTAG
- a CDS encoding RNase H family protein, with translation MSARAPHYLLFSASAPAAPSDQPGDWRFVLEAVDGSSKVEIADSEPDVRGERLELLAVVRGLEAIDEPARVTLVTPSRYVSRGISDGLNDWRENGWQWERHGEMVPVKNRDLWQRVDRALEFHRVECRQWRLDAPHEQAANGVGGDRSNAGSVGYVGDAACVGTACEAASLAAGRTSLSEHGRRNPQMLKWRRAICGLFERIWLRSREIGSPLFRAPWLD, from the coding sequence ATGAGCGCGCGTGCGCCCCATTATCTCTTGTTCTCTGCCTCGGCTCCCGCCGCGCCCAGCGATCAGCCGGGCGACTGGCGATTCGTCCTGGAGGCCGTCGACGGCTCGTCGAAGGTCGAGATTGCCGACAGCGAGCCGGATGTGCGCGGCGAGCGGCTCGAGCTGCTGGCCGTCGTGCGCGGCCTGGAAGCGATCGACGAGCCGGCGCGAGTGACGCTCGTCACGCCGAGCCGCTACGTCAGCCGCGGGATCAGCGACGGGCTGAACGACTGGCGCGAGAACGGCTGGCAGTGGGAGCGGCATGGGGAGATGGTGCCGGTCAAAAACCGGGACCTGTGGCAGCGGGTGGATCGGGCGCTCGAGTTTCATCGCGTCGAGTGTCGCCAATGGCGGCTGGATGCTCCGCATGAACAAGCGGCGAACGGGGTTGGGGGCGATCGTTCCAACGCTGGCAGCGTCGGGTATGTAGGAGACGCTGCCTGCGTCGGGACCGCGTGCGAAGCCGCAAGCCTCGCCGCCGGACGCACTTCGCTCTCCGAGCACGGCCGACGAAATCCGCAAATGCTGAAGTGGCGGCGTGCCATTTGCGGGCTATTCGAGAGGATTTGGCTTCGGTCGCGAGAAATCGGTTCACCCCTCTTTCGCGCCCCGTGGCTTGATTAG
- a CDS encoding methyltransferase domain-containing protein has protein sequence MPSAPTESIGDERLFAALNRRFDVVSTIVEIGGKRFEILRPFSADDLISEAEFNRDERLPYWAEFWPSSIALAQRLVSESGQGRSLLEFGCGTGLVATVAASVGFDVTATDYYADALEFAQLNALRNRAAISATRHVDWRDFPEDLGRFDVVVASDVLYERPNAAFVAAAFAATLKPNGLGILADPQRQNAAAFPVECRRRGLEIAGTAAIQIEHSAKRQFIDLYELRKA, from the coding sequence ATGCCGAGCGCTCCGACTGAATCGATTGGCGACGAGCGTCTGTTCGCAGCGTTGAATCGTCGCTTCGATGTCGTTTCCACAATCGTCGAGATCGGCGGCAAGCGATTTGAGATTCTTCGGCCGTTCAGTGCCGACGACCTGATCTCCGAAGCGGAATTCAACCGCGACGAGCGGTTGCCTTACTGGGCCGAGTTCTGGCCCAGTTCGATCGCGCTGGCCCAGCGGCTGGTGTCAGAATCGGGCCAGGGGAGGTCGCTCTTGGAATTCGGCTGCGGCACGGGACTCGTGGCAACGGTGGCCGCGAGCGTGGGATTCGACGTCACCGCGACTGACTACTATGCCGATGCGTTGGAGTTCGCTCAACTAAACGCGCTGCGAAACCGTGCGGCTATTTCCGCGACTCGTCATGTCGATTGGCGCGATTTTCCCGAAGATTTGGGGCGGTTCGACGTGGTAGTCGCCTCCGACGTTCTCTATGAGCGCCCGAACGCAGCGTTCGTCGCCGCCGCATTCGCCGCAACGCTAAAGCCCAACGGCCTCGGCATCCTGGCCGATCCGCAACGCCAGAATGCCGCGGCATTTCCCGTAGAATGCCGCCGCCGCGGGCTGGAAATCGCCGGCACGGCAGCGATCCAGATCGAACATTCGGCCAAGCGGCAGTTCATCGATCTCTATGAACTCCGCAAGGCATGA
- a CDS encoding type II toxin-antitoxin system PemK/MazF family toxin, producing the protein MNVHRGEIVLVPVRFSSGQGQKVRPVLVVQSDHNNVRLADTIVAIITSNIRRANVEQTQILIDVAAPDGRQSERLHTILQADVQRKIGSLSAAAMQQIDACLKVSLGII; encoded by the coding sequence ATGAACGTCCATCGCGGCGAGATCGTTCTTGTGCCCGTTCGCTTTTCGTCTGGCCAAGGGCAGAAGGTCCGTCCCGTGCTGGTCGTCCAATCGGACCACAATAACGTTCGTCTCGCGGATACGATCGTCGCCATCATCACGAGCAACATCCGGCGCGCAAACGTTGAGCAAACGCAAATTCTGATCGACGTTGCCGCGCCCGACGGACGACAAAGCGAACGACTGCACACGATTCTTCAAGCCGATGTCCAACGAAAGATCGGGTCGCTATCGGCTGCGGCAATGCAGCAAATTGACGCGTGCCTGAAGGTATCACTCGGAATAATCTGA
- a CDS encoding gamma-glutamyl-gamma-aminobutyrate hydrolase family protein, whose translation MRSKPMIGLNADYRAAKKDAPAFTFVSAGYYDAITAVGGIPIVLPPLANEVDLKRVLDLLDGVVMVGGADLDPRRDGFMLHPTIRPMETRREDFDRLLMGMVADRRLPFFGIGSGMQLLNVSQGGNLFLHVPEDLPKALPHKDPLDAAHRHGLTVVPGSLMERVYGDGEIRVNSMHHMAVDMVAPGFQVTARCPDGVIEAIESVREDWFALGTQFHPEAESASALDIRIFEEFLCGITGEALVISMAA comes from the coding sequence ATGCGATCGAAACCCATGATTGGTTTGAATGCGGATTACCGGGCGGCCAAGAAGGACGCTCCCGCGTTTACATTCGTCAGCGCCGGTTACTACGATGCGATCACCGCGGTGGGAGGCATCCCAATTGTACTTCCCCCGTTGGCCAACGAGGTCGACCTGAAGCGAGTTCTTGACCTACTCGATGGAGTCGTCATGGTCGGTGGGGCCGATTTGGACCCCCGCCGCGACGGCTTCATGCTCCATCCGACGATTCGTCCTATGGAAACCCGCCGAGAGGATTTTGACCGCTTGCTGATGGGAATGGTGGCCGATCGCCGGCTGCCCTTCTTTGGCATCGGCAGCGGAATGCAATTGCTCAATGTGTCGCAGGGGGGCAATCTTTTCCTGCACGTGCCCGAGGATCTGCCGAAGGCCCTGCCGCACAAGGACCCGCTCGACGCGGCCCATCGGCATGGGCTGACGGTCGTGCCTGGCTCGCTGATGGAGCGGGTCTACGGCGACGGCGAAATTCGGGTGAACAGCATGCACCACATGGCCGTGGACATGGTGGCCCCCGGGTTCCAAGTGACCGCTCGCTGTCCGGACGGCGTGATCGAAGCGATCGAAAGCGTTCGGGAGGATTGGTTCGCCCTCGGCACCCAATTCCACCCCGAGGCCGAATCCGCTTCAGCGCTCGACATCCGCATCTTCGAGGAATTCCTCTGCGGAATCACCGGCGAGGCACTCGTCATCTCGATGGCGGCGTGA
- a CDS encoding 3-oxoacyl-ACP synthase III: MADGMMKYQHVCLESIGYSLPEEIVTSEQIESWLAPLYTRLRLSPGRLELMTGIRERRFWPRGMLPSEKSVESGERALAAAEIDRAEVGALIHASVCRDYLEPATACSVHHRLGLPSDCLVYDVSNACLGILNGIVQVANMIELGQIRAGLVVGTEGSRQLVETTIEQLNSDVSLSRADLKRAIASLTIGSGSAAVLLTHSEYSRTQNRILGAVARTATEHHALCHSGRDESVAGDMRPLMDTDSERLMEEGIRAGAETFAAFLNEAGWSVGDVDKTFCHQVGTAHRKLMLAALGLDPRIDFPTVETLGNTGSVALPLAMALGIEQGHLKQNDRVALLGIGSGINALMLGMQWQGSSRRESTVEAREAAIDRILKSKVTLGPDLTIRQLIEEGRR; the protein is encoded by the coding sequence ATGGCCGACGGCATGATGAAGTATCAACACGTTTGTTTGGAAAGCATCGGCTACTCGCTGCCCGAGGAAATCGTCACCTCCGAGCAGATCGAATCCTGGCTCGCGCCGCTCTATACGCGGCTGCGGTTATCGCCAGGACGGTTGGAGTTGATGACCGGTATTCGCGAGCGGCGGTTCTGGCCGCGCGGGATGTTGCCGAGCGAGAAGAGCGTCGAGTCGGGGGAACGAGCGCTCGCTGCCGCCGAGATCGACCGCGCCGAAGTCGGCGCGCTGATTCACGCCTCGGTCTGCCGCGATTATCTCGAGCCGGCCACGGCGTGCAGCGTGCATCATCGGCTCGGGCTGCCGAGCGATTGCCTCGTCTACGACGTCTCGAACGCCTGCCTCGGCATTCTCAACGGCATCGTGCAAGTGGCCAACATGATTGAACTCGGCCAGATTCGCGCCGGGCTGGTCGTCGGCACCGAGGGGAGCCGGCAGCTCGTCGAAACGACGATCGAGCAACTCAATTCCGACGTTTCTCTCAGCCGCGCCGATCTCAAGCGGGCCATCGCTTCGCTCACCATCGGCTCGGGCAGTGCGGCCGTTCTGCTCACGCATTCGGAATATAGCCGCACGCAGAACCGGATTCTTGGCGCCGTCGCCCGCACGGCAACGGAGCATCACGCGCTCTGCCACAGCGGCCGAGATGAATCGGTCGCCGGCGACATGCGGCCGCTAATGGACACCGACTCCGAGCGGCTGATGGAAGAAGGGATCCGGGCGGGTGCGGAGACCTTCGCCGCTTTTCTCAACGAGGCCGGTTGGTCGGTAGGCGACGTCGACAAAACGTTCTGCCATCAAGTCGGCACGGCCCATCGCAAGCTGATGCTCGCGGCGCTCGGTCTCGATCCACGGATCGACTTCCCCACGGTCGAAACACTCGGCAACACCGGCTCCGTCGCGCTGCCGCTGGCGATGGCTCTGGGAATCGAGCAGGGCCATCTGAAGCAGAACGACCGTGTGGCCCTCCTCGGTATCGGCTCGGGGATCAACGCGCTGATGCTGGGGATGCAGTGGCAGGGATCGAGCAGACGAGAATCGACTGTTGAAGCGCGCGAGGCCGCCATTGACCGGATTCTTAAGAGCAAAGTTACGTTGGGTCCCGACCTGACGATACGCCAATTGATCGAAGAGGGGCGCCGCTGA
- a CDS encoding type II toxin-antitoxin system prevent-host-death family antitoxin, producing the protein MSSQNIADRLIHGILRSQRCTMAIGPENMIGAFDAKSHFSELLVRVEKGDEVTITKHGKPVAKLVPIHQESTAEERRAAMDRWINAPDRPTLGGLKIRDLINDGRP; encoded by the coding sequence ATGTCTAGTCAGAATATTGCAGACAGGTTGATCCACGGTATTTTAAGATCACAAAGGTGTACGATGGCAATTGGCCCAGAGAACATGATCGGGGCGTTTGACGCCAAATCGCATTTTTCGGAGCTTCTCGTGCGAGTTGAAAAAGGGGACGAGGTCACAATTACAAAACACGGGAAACCCGTCGCCAAGCTCGTGCCCATCCACCAAGAGTCGACGGCCGAGGAGCGGCGTGCTGCGATGGACCGTTGGATCAATGCGCCGGATCGGCCGACTCTCGGCGGATTGAAAATCCGTGACCTTATCAATGATGGCCGGCCATGA
- a CDS encoding type II toxin-antitoxin system VapC family toxin, which produces MTASFVLDSSVALAWCFADEATRETVRLYDRMEKESAAIPGWWFIEIANVLALSERKGRIVPAKTAEFISLIARFKLEIDNDAPRRAFDFLLPLCRTHNLTSYDAIYLDLAIRRHLPLATLDEPLRKAAKKVGVKLLGK; this is translated from the coding sequence ATGACGGCGAGCTTCGTCCTGGACTCGTCGGTTGCGCTCGCGTGGTGTTTTGCCGACGAGGCCACGCGCGAAACCGTGCGGCTTTACGACCGCATGGAGAAAGAGTCGGCTGCGATTCCGGGTTGGTGGTTCATTGAGATTGCCAATGTTTTGGCGCTTTCCGAGCGCAAAGGTCGCATCGTTCCCGCGAAGACAGCCGAATTCATTTCGCTGATCGCCCGGTTCAAGCTGGAAATCGACAATGATGCGCCGCGTCGGGCGTTTGACTTTCTACTGCCGCTCTGTCGCACTCATAACCTGACTAGCTACGACGCAATTTATCTCGATCTCGCCATCCGCCGGCATTTGCCGCTGGCCACGCTCGACGAGCCGTTGCGGAAGGCGGCGAAGAAGGTAGGCGTGAAGCTTCTGGGCAAGTGA
- a CDS encoding BlaI/MecI/CopY family transcriptional regulator — MAKKDLPRPTEAELAILRVLWHRGPSTVRDVQQALEEERGTGYTTALKLLQIMTEKGLVRRDDRQRRHVFDAVLPAEATQRQLVRDLLGRAFGGSARQLVMQALSAKKASKAELADIRELLDALEKNRD, encoded by the coding sequence ATGGCCAAGAAAGACCTGCCGCGGCCGACGGAGGCTGAGTTGGCGATTCTGCGCGTGCTGTGGCACCGGGGGCCGAGCACGGTGCGCGACGTCCAGCAGGCGCTTGAAGAGGAGCGTGGCACCGGCTATACGACCGCGCTCAAGCTCTTGCAGATCATGACCGAGAAGGGGCTCGTTCGCCGCGACGACCGCCAGCGGAGGCATGTCTTCGACGCGGTGCTCCCGGCCGAAGCCACTCAGCGGCAATTGGTCCGCGACCTTCTCGGCCGGGCGTTCGGCGGCTCCGCGCGGCAATTGGTCATGCAAGCCCTCTCGGCAAAAAAGGCCTCAAAGGCTGAGCTAGCCGACATTCGCGAACTGCTCGATGCCCTAGAAAAAAACCGGGATTGA
- a CDS encoding M56 family metallopeptidase, giving the protein MHAIEALLNRPEVERLGWVLLHFFWQGTIGAALLSIVLFALRRASANSRYFAACATLMAMAACLPTTWLVMLREVPTVAGYSSDSAAAAPTGNADQFAQNTVRPVAERSQPEARPPMASTEMNWQQRLATYLPWLAVAWLSGVFALSLRLAIGWSAVHRLRRTASRPLDDARQSIQSRLSQRIGIRWPVKLLESSLVDVPTMIGWLRPVILWPPSVLAGLSVEQFEALLAHELAHVRRHDYLVNLVQTAIETLLFYHPAVWWVSSRIRQERESCCDDLAIATCGNRLSYARALATLEELRPRPRQLALAASGSSLLGRIRRIVGLPSIRHNRSRHWLLGTALSAALLALVIALGVSNFATGDEPTPKSADSPPAKSNETAKPAELPKSQEAPHQYPFDLSVQKLGNSDADDLLPEELGNRIKQIPHVTSVTGSLNMFDMWPCVFGVPSDSPPFKALKVLSGRLPVAADRHVVIVGKAVADKAGYKVGDTMKLFDKVQVIGVVESPLTLLNDSILMPLADLQEFTHAEHRVNEFLVSVDIPKDGSPEHRAQVSEVNARIEALANDFRTEIAVTDVNMPKKPPEAPELREKRTWHGGPNQTDVHFRVVDDETDQPVALFHQQGGFVESNRITWGTMEYINPLSTVDLNWEAGQRARIVAGGYVPQRILAERPKPGATTIEGLVVRMKRGRKVSGRVLDYRGTPVSGASLFVVGALARVKIGGGKAMTEQGDGWTEDDSITRFTTDADGKFTLTGIGWDANYIAVSCPKLDIWVVPAPRASGPQDDFEIRLPQSGKLVAHYDIAGAPDEAEVTLWPSVTNLPYAGGVGPTGPGWFSRRDQQGRPLDLASNVIYGRNAVLEQHGEVVFDNLPPGDYTILRTKQVGFRFEGTMVTLGRHVVKVASGKTAVADFVRDRGAPIAGQVVGLNRDEVVKSQPYAMIVTIRKAVDADDSVENRIDEILLSRIDKDGMPADGKFTTERLIPGQYTLAARIFAYDAWN; this is encoded by the coding sequence ATGCACGCGATTGAAGCTCTATTGAACCGGCCCGAGGTTGAGCGTCTCGGCTGGGTGCTGCTCCATTTTTTCTGGCAAGGGACGATTGGCGCCGCTCTCTTGTCCATCGTTCTCTTTGCCTTACGGCGCGCATCGGCCAATTCCCGATACTTCGCGGCATGCGCTACGCTGATGGCAATGGCCGCGTGTCTGCCGACGACTTGGCTCGTGATGCTTCGCGAAGTCCCGACCGTGGCCGGTTATTCGTCGGACTCTGCCGCGGCAGCGCCAACAGGTAACGCCGATCAGTTCGCGCAAAATACCGTGCGGCCGGTCGCGGAGCGGAGCCAGCCCGAGGCACGGCCTCCGATGGCTTCCACCGAAATGAATTGGCAGCAACGGCTCGCCACGTATTTGCCCTGGCTGGCGGTCGCGTGGCTCTCTGGCGTGTTCGCGTTATCGTTGCGGCTGGCAATTGGCTGGTCAGCCGTGCATCGCCTGCGCCGCACCGCTTCGCGGCCATTGGACGACGCGCGGCAATCCATTCAGTCGCGCCTGAGCCAACGAATTGGCATCCGCTGGCCGGTCAAACTGCTCGAATCGTCGCTCGTCGACGTGCCGACGATGATCGGCTGGCTCCGGCCGGTGATCCTCTGGCCGCCCAGCGTGCTCGCGGGACTGTCGGTCGAGCAATTCGAAGCGCTCCTGGCCCATGAATTGGCCCACGTGCGCCGGCACGACTATCTCGTCAATCTCGTGCAAACGGCGATCGAAACGCTCCTCTTCTACCATCCGGCCGTGTGGTGGGTTTCGAGCCGAATCCGCCAGGAGCGCGAATCCTGCTGCGACGACCTCGCCATCGCCACCTGCGGCAATCGACTCTCCTACGCCCGCGCGCTGGCGACGCTCGAAGAACTCCGCCCGCGGCCGCGGCAATTGGCGCTGGCGGCAAGCGGGAGTTCGTTGCTCGGGCGAATTAGACGAATCGTCGGCCTGCCGTCGATACGGCACAACCGCAGCCGTCATTGGCTTCTCGGGACCGCGCTTTCAGCGGCGCTATTAGCGCTGGTCATCGCGCTTGGGGTTTCAAACTTCGCAACTGGCGACGAACCAACTCCGAAGTCCGCCGATTCGCCGCCCGCCAAATCAAACGAAACCGCCAAGCCCGCCGAGTTGCCCAAGTCGCAAGAAGCCCCGCATCAATACCCATTCGACCTGAGCGTCCAGAAACTCGGCAACAGCGACGCGGACGATTTGCTGCCGGAAGAGTTGGGGAATCGCATCAAACAGATTCCTCACGTCACATCCGTCACGGGCTCGTTAAACATGTTCGATATGTGGCCATGCGTATTCGGGGTGCCTTCCGATTCTCCGCCCTTCAAAGCGTTGAAAGTGCTGTCGGGTAGATTGCCGGTGGCTGCGGATCGGCATGTGGTGATCGTCGGCAAAGCAGTCGCCGACAAGGCCGGATATAAGGTCGGCGACACGATGAAACTATTCGACAAGGTGCAAGTGATCGGTGTCGTCGAAAGCCCGCTGACACTCCTAAACGACTCCATCCTGATGCCGCTCGCGGATCTCCAGGAGTTCACACATGCCGAGCATCGCGTGAACGAGTTCCTCGTCAGCGTCGATATCCCAAAAGACGGCTCCCCGGAGCACCGCGCGCAAGTGTCTGAAGTGAACGCGAGAATCGAGGCGCTTGCCAACGACTTTCGTACCGAGATCGCCGTGACCGACGTTAACATGCCGAAAAAGCCGCCGGAAGCGCCCGAGCTGCGCGAAAAGCGAACTTGGCACGGGGGGCCGAATCAAACTGACGTGCATTTCCGAGTCGTTGACGACGAGACCGACCAGCCTGTTGCACTCTTTCATCAGCAGGGCGGCTTTGTTGAATCGAATCGAATCACCTGGGGCACGATGGAGTACATCAATCCACTTTCGACGGTGGATCTCAACTGGGAAGCCGGGCAGCGAGCAAGAATCGTGGCTGGCGGTTATGTCCCTCAACGAATCCTGGCCGAACGGCCGAAACCCGGAGCGACGACAATCGAAGGACTCGTCGTCCGCATGAAGCGCGGTCGGAAGGTTTCGGGGCGCGTGCTCGATTACCGGGGCACACCAGTCTCCGGCGCGAGTCTATTTGTGGTCGGGGCTCTTGCCCGAGTCAAAATCGGCGGTGGCAAAGCGATGACCGAACAAGGCGATGGTTGGACAGAGGACGATTCCATTACGAGATTCACGACCGATGCCGACGGCAAATTCACCCTCACCGGAATTGGCTGGGATGCGAATTACATCGCCGTTTCTTGCCCGAAACTCGATATCTGGGTCGTGCCTGCGCCACGGGCCAGCGGGCCGCAGGATGATTTCGAGATTCGATTGCCGCAGTCTGGAAAACTGGTCGCGCACTACGACATCGCCGGCGCTCCCGACGAAGCCGAAGTGACTCTGTGGCCGTCGGTCACAAATCTTCCGTATGCCGGGGGCGTCGGACCCACAGGGCCGGGTTGGTTCTCGCGCCGGGATCAGCAAGGAAGACCGCTCGACCTGGCGAGCAATGTCATTTACGGCCGCAATGCGGTTCTAGAACAGCACGGCGAAGTGGTCTTCGACAATCTCCCGCCGGGCGACTACACGATCCTGCGAACAAAACAAGTTGGCTTTCGCTTTGAGGGGACGATGGTGACACTTGGCCGGCACGTTGTCAAAGTCGCGTCTGGAAAGACGGCGGTAGCAGATTTTGTGAGGGATCGCGGCGCGCCGATCGCCGGCCAAGTCGTCGGTCTCAATCGAGATGAGGTCGTCAAGTCCCAGCCCTATGCGATGATCGTGACCATCCGAAAGGCAGTAGACGCCGACGATTCGGTCGAAAATAGGATCGATGAGATTCTTTTGTCCCGGATCGACAAAGACGGAATGCCGGCCGACGGAAAATTCACTACCGAGCGCCTCATCCCTGGGCAATACACTCTCGCGGCACGAATCTTTGCATATGACGCTTGGAATTAA